The following coding sequences are from one Eptesicus fuscus isolate TK198812 chromosome 7, DD_ASM_mEF_20220401, whole genome shotgun sequence window:
- the LOC129149642 gene encoding olfactory receptor 6C75-like: protein MGNHTRVTVFILAGLTDDPKWKVVLFIFLLLIYMLSITGNLIIITLTLVDIHLKTPMYFFLRNFSILEISYTSTCIPKFLLTIATGDKTISYNCCVTQVFFAFLFGASEFYLLAAMSYDRYVAICKPLHYTVIMSNKICTQLVLSCWLAGFLVIFPPLILGLDLEFCDSNIIEHFYCDTTPFMQISCTDTQTLELMGFISALVTLVVTLIMVIISYAFIALTILRFPSTSQRKKAFSTCSSHMIVISLSYGSCIFIYVNPSVKQKVSFSKGISVLNISVAPLLNPFIYTLRNQQVKKAFMSMIHRVIFFSKK from the coding sequence ATGGGAAATCATACGAGAGTGACAGTGTTTATCCTAGCAGGTTTGACTGATGACCCAAAATGGAAAGTTGTGTTATTCATCTTCCTGCTTCTCATTTACATGCTAAGCATCACTGGCAATCTGATCATCATCACACTCACCCTGGTGGATATTCACCTCAAGACCCCCATGTATTTTTTCCTTcggaatttttccattttagaaattTCCTATACTAGTACATGCATTCCTAAATTTTTGCTTACTATAGCAACAGGGGACAAAACCATTTCCTATAATTGTTGTGTTACTCAGGTGTTTTTTGCCTTCCTTTTTGGGGCATCTGAATTTTACTTGCTGGCAGCTATGTCCTATGATCGCTATGTTGCCATCTGCAAGCCCCTGCATTACACAGTCATCATGAGCAATAAAATCTGCACACAGCTTGTCCTCAGTTGTTGGCTTGCTGGTTTTTTGGTCATCTTTCCACCGCTCATCTTAGGCCTGGACCTTGAATTCTGTGACTCCAATATTATTGAGCATTTCTACTGTGACACTACTCCTTTTATGCAGATCTcctgcacagacacacagactctTGAGCTGATGGGATTCATCTCAGCTTTGGTGACACTCGTGGTCACATTGATAATGGTGATAATATCATATGCCTTTATTGCCTTGACCATTTTAAGATTCCCTTCAACTAGTCAGAGGAAAAAAGCTTTTTCAACATGTTCTTCTCACATGATTGTGATATCCCTTTCTTATGGTAGCTGTATTTTCATATATGTTAATCCATCAGTCAAACAAAAGGTATCTTTTTCCAAGGGAATTTCCGTGCTCAATATTTCAGTTGCGCCACTTTTGAACCCTTTCATCTACACTTTACGGAACCAACAAGTGAAAAAAGCCTTCATGAGTATGATCCACagggttatttttttctcaaagaaatGA